A single window of Bradyrhizobium daqingense DNA harbors:
- a CDS encoding GGDEF domain-containing protein, whose protein sequence is MNSSFDDPDYDYAASIAGRAMQAMAKQRIAPTPTNFAVWYQYFAGGHDDLRNAIDLLIDHNRPFDARTNQDLFETYIAPQVSAIVVHTSERLHTLMGAAKEFLATAIADNRSQMQAISEVADQGKAGVDPKALVAQLMNELARAATRTTRLEAGFAEKTRELDVIRDSLSKSEERARTDTLTGLANRRALDEFLRKVQATAEWGEPLSVLLLDIDHFKFFNDNFGHGVGDQVLRLIAKVLREKVRAQDLPARYGGEELMAVLPDADLAAAAEIAERIRRAIADARITRRSTGETLPNISVSIGVAQHRQGEAVTDLIERCDRALYLAKGGGRNRVVTEIELDRAGAAG, encoded by the coding sequence ATGAATTCCAGCTTCGACGATCCCGATTACGACTATGCCGCGTCCATCGCCGGACGGGCGATGCAGGCCATGGCCAAGCAGCGCATCGCGCCGACCCCGACCAACTTCGCGGTTTGGTACCAATATTTCGCAGGGGGCCACGACGATCTGCGCAACGCGATCGATCTTCTGATCGACCATAACCGCCCCTTCGACGCCAGAACCAATCAGGACCTGTTCGAGACCTATATCGCGCCCCAGGTGAGCGCCATCGTCGTTCATACCTCCGAGCGGCTGCATACCCTGATGGGCGCGGCAAAGGAGTTTCTGGCGACCGCGATTGCCGACAATCGCTCCCAGATGCAGGCGATCAGCGAAGTCGCAGACCAAGGCAAGGCCGGCGTCGATCCGAAGGCGCTGGTCGCTCAGCTCATGAACGAGCTGGCGCGGGCTGCCACCAGGACGACGCGGCTCGAGGCAGGCTTTGCGGAAAAGACCCGCGAGCTCGACGTGATCCGCGACTCGCTTTCCAAGTCCGAGGAGCGCGCCCGGACCGATACGCTGACGGGCCTTGCAAACCGGCGGGCGCTCGATGAATTCCTGCGCAAGGTGCAGGCGACGGCGGAATGGGGCGAGCCGCTCAGCGTGCTCCTGCTCGACATCGACCACTTCAAGTTCTTCAACGACAATTTCGGCCACGGCGTCGGCGACCAGGTGTTGCGGTTGATTGCAAAAGTGTTGCGCGAAAAGGTCCGCGCGCAGGATCTGCCGGCCCGCTATGGTGGCGAGGAGCTCATGGCGGTGCTGCCGGACGCCGACCTTGCCGCCGCTGCCGAGATCGCCGAGCGGATCAGGCGCGCGATCGCCGACGCCAGGATCACCCGCCGCTCGACCGGCGAGACCCTGCCCAATATCAGCGTGTCGATCGGCGTCGCGCAGCACCGGCAAGGCGAAGCGGTTACCGATCTCATCGAGCGCTGCGACCGCGCGCTCTATCTCGCCAAGGGCGGCGGCCGTAATCGCGTGGTGACGGAGATCGAGCTCGATCGTGCGGGAGCTGCCGGCTAG